In Camelina sativa cultivar DH55 chromosome 16, Cs, whole genome shotgun sequence, a single window of DNA contains:
- the LOC104749956 gene encoding tropinone reductase homolog At2g29260, chloroplastic, giving the protein MASHLYTNSPQNLHFLAYSSSSPFKPHLYLSIKRIKLQQSSASSVQVRCATQSSQRWSLQGKSALVTGGTRGIGRAIVEELAGLGAEVHTCARNESEIENCLRDWNSSGLRIAGSVCDVSDRAQREALMETVSSEFDGKLHILVNNVGTNIRKPMVEFTAGEFSTLMSTNFESVFHLCQLAYPLLRASEAGSVVSISSVSGFVSLKNMSVQSATKGAINQLTRSLACEWAKDNIRINAVAPWYIKTSMVEQVLSNKDYLEEVYSVTPLGRLGEPSEVSSAVAFLCLPASSYITGQIICVDGGMSINGFFPQHD; this is encoded by the exons ATGGCTTCTCACTTGTACACAAATTCACCTCAAAACCTTCACTTTCTtgcttattcttcttcttctccctttaaACCTCACTTGTACCTCTCTATCAAACGCATAAAACTACAACAATCCTCAGCATCTTCCGTTCAAGTCCGTTGCGCAACGCAGAGCTCTCAGAGATGGTCTCTACAGGGGAAATCTGCTCTTGTCACCGGCGGTACTCGCGGGATTGg GCGTGCGATTGTGGAGGAACTTGCTGGTCTTGGAGCAGAGGTTCACACTTGTGCTCGTAATGAGAGCGAGATAGAGAATTGTTTGAGAGATTGGAACAGTTCTGGTTTACGAATTGCTGGCTCGGTTTGTGATGTCTCTGATCGAGCTCAGCGAGAGGCGTTGATGGAGACTGTGTCATCTGAATTTGACGGGAAGCTTCATATCCTT GTGAACAATGTTGGGACAAACATTAGAAAACCAATGGTGGAGTTTACAGCTGGTGAATTTTCAACTCTCATGTCGACGAATTTTGAATCTGTTTTTCATTTATGCCAACTTGCTTATCCGCTTCTTAGAGCATCTGAGGCTGGGAGTGTTGTGTCAATCTCTTCTGTTTCTGGTTTTGTCTCGCTCAAGAATATGTCGGTACAGTCTGCAACAAAAG GAGCAATCAATCAACTAACGCGAAGTTTGGCTTGCGAGTGGGCCAAGGACAATATAAGGATCAATGCTGTTGCCCCGTGGTATATCAAAACATCTATGGTGGAGCAA GTCCTTAGCAACAAAGACTACCTAGAAGAAGTCTACTCAGTAACTCCTCTTGGTCGGCTTGGTGAACCGAGTGAGGTGTCTTCTGCAGTTGCTTTTTTATGCCTACCTGCATCTTCATATATTACAGGGCAGATTATTTGTGTTGATGGAGGAATGTCAATAAATGGTTTCTTCCCACAACATGACTAG